In Crassostrea angulata isolate pt1a10 chromosome 4, ASM2561291v2, whole genome shotgun sequence, one genomic interval encodes:
- the LOC128180353 gene encoding membrane progestin receptor beta-like, translating into MVLLKKTLHKSQVPAYFHVPYVESGYRYSQQPWTFYIYSVFYNNMETLNVWTHFVGSLVMTSRLYQIYVIFGLLDPHTWPLLAGTLSFLATYLASSVAHMFSHKSKEVNCCMFMIDFACIGLFGFGTILSHYHYSVFLHVLKTSSFWQILHVGTFLSVLCCTCGAMSKVVVNEPHSKHRGLLTVIGVGLLYLLSIVPIANRMLNSETTAGIHHHGNQMFHMVATGFFFTTRIPERLFPGTFDFLGNSHQVFHLLMIQASESHVNGVIWDMLFRQTFRLPRVTPSFWSTFGPILTISLIDVLVIRLFYIAFKKKITKHRNILCLNNNTSKQN; encoded by the coding sequence ATGGTTCTGCTCAAGAAGACCCTTCATAAATCCCAGGTTCCCGCCTATTTCCACGTGCCTTACGTAGAGTCCGGCTACCGCTACTCTCAACAACCATGGACGTTTTACATCTACAGCGTTTTCTACAACAACATGGAAACCCTCAACGTCTGGACGCACTTCGTGGGATCGCTGGTAATGACGTCACGGCTATACCAGATCTACGTCATCTTTGGCCTTCTGGATCCTCATACCTGGCCGCTACTTGCAGGAACTCTTTCTTTCCTGGCTACCTATCTGGCGAGCAGTGTTGCCCACATGTTCTCACACAAATCAAAGGAAGTCAACTGTTGTATGTTTATGATAGACTTTGCTTGCATCGGTCTGTTTGGATTCGGCACCATTCTTAGTCACTATCACTATTCTGTGTTTCTACATGTATTGAAGACTTCTTCATTTTGGCAGATCCTACACGTGGGTACCTTTTTGTCGGTCCTCTGCTGCACGTGCGGTGCTATGTCAAAAGTAGTGGTGAACGAGCCCCACTCCAAACACCGGGGCCTTCTAACCGTAATTGGGGTTGGGCTGTTGTACCTCCTGTCCATTGTCCCTATTGCCAACCGGATGCTGAATTCAGAGACCACGGCAGGGATTCATCACCATGGCAATCAGATGTTTCACATGGTCGCCACGGGATTCTTTTTCACGACTAGGATTCCCGAGCGTCTCTTCCCAGGCACGTTTGATTTCCTTGGAAACAGTCACCAGGTGTTCCATTTGTTGATGATCCAGGCTTCCGAGAGTCACGTGAATGGGGTCATTTGGGACATGCTATTCCGTCAAACGTTTAGACTCCCGCGGGTGACGCCCTCGTTTTGGAGTACGTTTGGCCCGATTCTCACAATATCATTAATCGATGTCCTCGTTATACGTCTCTTCTATATCGCATTCAAAAAGAAGATCACTAAGCATCGCAACATTCTCTGTTTAAACAACAACACTTCCAAACAAAATTAG
- the LOC128180354 gene encoding endoplasmic reticulum-Golgi intermediate compartment protein 1-like, with product MQFDIRRFDIYRKVPKDLTQPTLTGACISIFSVLFILFLFLSELSLFITHDVVSELTVEDPVKHSEKIPVFINLTLPNLNCKYLGLDIQDDMGRHEVGFQDNTQKFEVNGGNGCRMESHFLINKVPGNFHVSTHSAESQPDNPDMTHIIHKVRFGMDLQEGKDVSGSFNPLEGLDKTKSQAIATHDYIVKIVPSVYEDSRGNLRYPYQYTFSYRDVVQYGHGGRMMPAIWFRYDLSPITVRYKEKRKPFYTFLTTVCAIVGGTFTVAGILDSCIFTAAEVFRKLEIGKLS from the exons ATGCAGTTCGACATTAGAAG GTTTGACATCTACAGGAAGGTACCCAAGGATCTTACCCAGCCCACACTGACCGGGGCGTGTATCTCAATCTTTAGCGTCCTCTTCATTTTGTTCCTGTTCCTGTCCGAGCTTTCACTGTTCATCACTCATGATGT AGTCAGTGAATTGACGGTAGAAGATCCTGTGAAACACTCAGAGAAAATTCCTGTCTTCATCAACCTGACTCTGCCTAATTTAAACTGTAAAT ATCTAGGACTGGACATTCAGGATGACATGGGCAGGCATGAAGTGGGCTTCCAGGACAATACTCAGAAGTTTGAGGTCAACGGAGGGAATGGCTGTAGGATGGAGTCTCATTTTCTCATTAATAAG GTGCCCGGTAATTTCCATGTTTCCACACACTCAGCAGAAAGTCAGCCCGATAATCCAGACATGACGCATATTATCCACAAAGTCCGATTTGGAATGGATCTACAGGAGGGAAAA GATGTCTCAGGATCATTTAATCCATTGGAAGGCTTAGATAAAACCAAATCTCAAG CAATTGCTACACATGATTATATTGTGAAGATTGTGCCGTCCGTGTACGAGGATTCAAGAGGAAACTTACGCTATCCGTACCAGTACACCTTCTCCTACAGG GATGTTGTTCAGTATGGCCACGGAGGGCGAATGATGCCGGCCATTTGGTTCCGCTACGATCTCAGTCCTATCACAGTCAGATACAAAGAAAAGAGGAAACCATTCTACACATTCCTCACAACA GTCTGCGCCATTGTTGGAGGAACGTTCACCGTGGCCGGAATTCTGGATTCCTGTATCTTCACGGCGGCGGAAGTCTTCAGGAAGCTGGAGATTGGAAAGCTGAGCTGA